The sequence below is a genomic window from Lolium perenne isolate Kyuss_39 chromosome 7, Kyuss_2.0, whole genome shotgun sequence.
TTTTATGAAGACAGACATAGATTACCATATACTAATGAGGAAAAATATTGATTAGTCTTGAAATTAGTCCTTGGTATTTTCTTCATACCAAATATACCGAACTTTTCCTTTATATTTCTTTAGATATGCAAACTGGTGATCGTCTATTGAGGGCACGTATAATGCGGTGATGTCAGCCTTGGGCGTCCGTCAGCCTTCCCTTAGAGATGCCACGTcagatttttgcttagttggaggagagagcatGAAGATAGAGAAGgttgtcttcccttagctaagagatcatctcttagaaaATAAGGGAAGGCTACTTTCTCCATTTGTATCGCATATGTCTTCCCTTAGCAACAAACTTTCTACCAAAATTTAATTATTCGTATTGATTGCTAGAGATAACTGTAAGAAATAATGCATTGTATAACTTATATCTAATGCCTTCTCTAGCTGATGTGGCGAGGTAAGGGAAGGCATGCCTTCTCTACCATTGTACATAAGCCAATTCTTCAAGCCCGGACAGGCACTAAGTACCGCTGAGTAGATTATCATTTCTCCAAACATCTTCTCTTATAGCATATCCATATGATGCAGAATAGGGCAGCCCCCAAAATACCTCTATTACCCGGGCAACCCCATATTTTGCGCATTAACCCGCGTGCAGCCCAACTGTTAGCTGGCAAACTTCATCCCACGACACCCACCTCTCCCCCTACCACCACTGATCCGTTGTCCTTCCCAAGCTCACCCTAACTCGGCCGCCCAATCTCGCCACTTCAGCCCCGGCCCGCTACCTCGCCGGATCGAGAACTATcactgcttctccgccgcctttGCTTGCATTTGAGGTCGACAAGAGCCCTACCTCGTGCCAAATTGGTCGCCGCCGCGCGACAGTTGACCACACGACTGCCACATTTGAGCTGAACCGATGCGTCATTAGACCTCTTGGAtattgtgtgggggggggggggggttgcctCACCCTCCCCAACATCAGCGATGCCATCCCAAGGCAATTCTTAGCTAGCGCGGTGACCACCTAGGCCCCGACGAGCAACCGGCCAGAAACCTCATGCGTGCACACTATGTGTTCGAGTGCccctattttatttcatctccTACGACATAAATAAATTTGGTGCCCTAAATCTGTTTTTGGGTACCCTAATTTAAATCATTTGTCGAAGATGCTCTTCGTCGAGCCAACCTTCTACAAGATTTTAAAGAAGGGCGAGCCCCCGGCAAACCCTGAGCTCGCTGGGTATAGGTTCCTCCTTGGTGTGTTGACTTTTAAGCATCCCCTTAAAAAGACTATTTTGCCCCCAGTTTGCACTGAATATTAGTAGGTGATTTGATGGTTAAACATGTAAACTCGTAAAAGTTCACTATTTTACATTGATGCGGGATATGGGACTGACTATGAAAGGCATGAGATATTCCATCATATTAGATCTAACCACCTAATATCTCTACGAGATATGGGTAAATGATCTTTTAGCGGTGACTTAACAATCAAAAGATGGAAATGGCATATCCGGAAAAACACGAGGAAAAATATCGAAGCATATTTGGAGCAACAGAAATTTGGAGGACAATCaaagtgaacaaataaaattcttACAAGATACATTCATGCTAAAAGAATACTCCCTTCATTCCAATGAATAAGATGTACACATTTTTTTAGTTATCTTTGACGATATAATTAAGATAGTGTTGCTCAAATCTTTCAGTCAAAATTTATCTTAAAATTGACATTCAAGTCATCTTGTACCTACTTGTCTTTCTACACAAGATTACCTACTTGAAAAGGTAGCAACAACCCATCTCCATTGAGCAGTGTGACGTATTGCACTTTTTAAGGTAAACGAGAGCTACATTTATTACTTACAATTGAAGTTACAGTTCTGAGCACTCATTTGCTCAGTATAGCGAGAGTAGCACACGTCATACAACACATTGCTTGGTAAGAGAAGTAACTAGTCTCAGAAATTACATGGTCATAAGTAGTTGTTACTtagtcggaaattcaattcggctcccgggtgcgtatgctccctctactaaaaaattacatttcgaaatgtcgaaaaatttgaacaaaaaattctatatgtacatcttcataatatatgtgcgttcgtcaagtttcacgaaaaaccaatattttgtgtggtctatataaaaaagagaaagtttatcttgtgaaaagcattatttttagcactgaattttgtcttttttacacacgtcacatgataagtcgattttttatgaaacgactttgtgagcacgtagcacgtgaagatgtacgtgcgaacttttagtttcaattttttaaaatttaaaatgtatgtaagatgcatttcgaaatatagagagcatatggacccatgttccaaaacaccgctaCTTAGTTTACTAAAAAACAGTATAGACTTATAGAAGTATTGGGGGGTTTAAAACAAGGGAACTAATGTGCGTACGATCATTGCACGTCCTATTTCTGTATGATGGAGTATCCCGTGGACTCCCTTGATTTGGCCTCATACATGAAAGATCTTCGTACAGAAATCCTATATATGGAATATGTGGTATGCATAGCAGCACTCTTAAAACAAAGAGTATGCGTGTGATCAAAAAGTCGTTGTGTACTCCGATTTTGTCTCTATAATTAGTATCGTGTGACCAATTATTTCTGTTTCACATAATGTATGTTCGTTAGGAACTGTTGGCACAGCAACGCTCTAAGAAATATTGCTTGCAGCATATATCTCCTGAAAACAGAGCTGTCCCTTTCAAAACTTTCTTGTGGAGCAATATATTCCCTCCATCATATTTAATTTTAGAGGATATTGCGTCCCTTAATTTGATATGTGGATAATGATGGATGGATGAGTTGACATACAATGGATGAAAGACTATGGGTACGCATTAAGCTGCTAGGACTATTTGGTCATGAAACCAGCGGTAAACACAAAACCTCTCTATAGTGCATACACGATCATCGAGGGGAAGgtggaaaatgaaaatgaaaaaacatTATCGACCAGAGTGACTATTTGTCTTCTTTGTTTAGATTTTGcttagattttttttattttttgtgagATGATTGATACTTTTCTATCTATATTGTTTTTATTGGATAGTTTAGTGATTTTACAATAAAATTTCCGCATAGGAGTACGGGGTACACGACGGTTAAAAGTACATGATACGTTCTCGAGGAAGAACAAATGGGTGGTGCCAGTGCCCTACGACGCAAATCTCCTACAATTTTTGTAGTGAACCAACCAAAATAGTGAAGCATAACTCATCACAATGGGCTAGCATACTTCCTCCCTTTTTATTTACTTTGCGTTCTACGTTTATTCGAAGAGAAAGCTTAGAAAGTTTGACGAAAAGTATGAGAAAACAATATATAATATAAAATTAAACTTTATGAAGAAAATATTACAATAGTTTTTATATTGTAGATATTTACATTTATTTGTAAATACTTGATCAATGTTTATAAAGTTTGGCTTTAACTGAACCCAAACGGTTCTTAATTCTATTTTAAGTGATAGCCCGTATAATTGCAATTATGTAAAATCGATTTATGGATAGAATCAAATACGCATTATTTACAGAGAAAATCTTCATTTATTGGGAACGAATTAATATACTTTTAATGTCAAATCGGGATTCACTAAGACAGAAATAAAGCAAGAGATCCAGTTTCCCTTGAATCATCCTAAAGATATGCCATATCATGACATCTTCTGAAGATCATACACATGTACTGTAGCAGGTTTTCAGTTTCGGCCACAGTCTTGTTGCAGATTTGTTTTCTCCACAAAACCGGCGGCGAGAGAGGCGGCCGCCACCCACCGTCGCGGTCAAGCTCGCCGGCGCACGCGCACCACAACGCGGCGGCATCCGGTTCCGCGACGCGTGCCCGGTCACGCCGCCACGTGGTCTTCACTGACGGGGCTCCGTTAGCTACACTGCTCCGGGAACCCGACCCGGTAAGCAAGGCTAGCTGCTAAATAAATCGCCTCGGATCTGACCAAATCTTCTCCGTCCGCACGCCGTCTCCTCCTCCGACTTCCCATTTCGCGAGGACAGGAGAAGAAAACGAGGAGGGAAAAGGgtggccgcctccgccgccgccggcaccgccaccgccgccgcccccttCGACGAGGAGGTACGAAATGGATGTGCGTGCGGCGCGCCTCCGATTAGATTAGACAGGGGAGAACCTTTGTTCCCTCGgtcgtttcttttttttttcgtTCATATGTGTTAATGCGGGGATTTTGTTTAGGATGAGAAGGTCTTCTGCTTGCGATTCCTCCCCCTTTGCCTTGGGCGTGTGCCTTATTTGAACTTTGTATTACCCGATTTTTGTGCGGATTTCGTTTTGTCCGAGTTTAGAATTTCTGCTTGATATGTGTTTGCGTATATGATCGTTTTGATTCCAGATACACATACATGTACGCAGTAATCTGTCCGTGTTTGTGTGAGCCGAGAGGAGGGATTCTGCGATTTTATGGGCGCAGGATTCTCTCGAAACGATTCAAAAGGCAGAGGAAATACGGCTATAGCTGTCCGATGTTTGGTTTCCTGATTGTTTTTTTATGTGATTGTGCATTTTGCGAACTTCTATTCGTTTGTGGAAATCGATTGTCAGTATCTTTTTCTTTGAAATGAATTACTATGTGGGATGAGATGCTAGATGATGTTCGCACATGTCGTAGTTATCGATGACCCAAGTGTTATAATATGGTGTGTGTGGTCCCAGGCTGCCTTTTGTTTTGAGCAGGAATTCCAGATTCTTTATATCGCAATCTAAAACTGTTATATGGAGCTTTCGATCAGGACGTGTTGTTCATCCTGTAATTTAAAGTGGCTTGAGTATAAGGAATATATGATGACAATATAGTTAGTGGATACATAAGGAACAGATGGCAGCAGTTGATGATTGTCAGATGGTCTTATTTTGTTCCCTCTTTGTTGGGAATTCCATATTTTTATTACATTTCAGGATTTATCTTCTCTTCTTTTAATTTACTTAAAAGTAAAAAGAAATAGAGATACTGCACTATTACAACGTAATGCTTTTATCATAACCAAATGTGATTGGCTTCCTTAGAGTGCAGTTGAATGTTCTTAACTAACAGTAGGTGCAAAGTTGGATTGTTTGGTGCTATTGGAGATTGGTACCATTATTGCCTTAACATTCTCGTGCGTGAACTGTGCATTTCGTACGTGAACTGTGCATTTCGGGTTTTTCTTCCTATTATTTGTGGCAACATTTAATTTCCAAGTACTTGTTTCTTGTTAGTTTCTCACTTTCACTAAATTGTGGTTGTAGGATTGAAGCACAAGTTGCTATGGAGGAGAACGCTGGTAGATCAACAACAACAGTTGGTTTTCTAAGAAGAGGTTCTGGCGTCtccttgagaaatcaaagcaatgAGGAGAGGCCAAATCAGTCTAACAATAAGCCGGGCAACACCACAAAGATCAACCCCACAAAAACCAGGTGGGCTGAAAATAAGGAACAGCCAAGATATCTGCATGATTCATTTCGTTCATCAGGCTCTAAGTCTATAGCTGCAAGCTCTTCAAAAGCTCCTGTCAGGAAGAATTTTGAGGAAAAGCCAAGGCGCCCCTTTTCGACACAGATAAACAATGCTGAAAGCAGTAACAGAAGAACTGTTGCCAACCGTCTGCAGAGTAGGAAGAAAGCTATAGTTGATGAGGAGGATGTGCATCCATCTGCTCAGCAGATTGAATCAGAAGATTCATTGTCCACATCAACCACTGGAGATCAGCCAACAGAGCTAGACCCTGAAGTAACAGACTCTTCTGTTTCTTCAGGGAGTTCTCCGCATGCAGTTGATTCAAGGACTAAACCACGTAAGCAGAAGGATAAAGAGGAATTCAGTTTTGGTAGACCTCAGACTACGTCCACTTCTGTTCACCAGCCTAGTGGACCTCGCCATTCAGCCATTGGTGTGAAATCATCAAATGGTGCTGGTCCCGGAGTACAGAGACGTGGCATAAAAAACTTCGGTTGCACATCAATCTCTGATGTTTTGCCATCAGGCTGTTCTTCATCCAATTCTGTCCATAGTAAGAGGACTGAGATTACGAGAAAGAGGACTTCTGATGCAGAGACTTCATCAAGATTAAGGGGATTAAGCGGGCAGTCTAGTTTAGGCCCTTCACCTTCCTTGTATCCTGGCATTACTGGGCCTAGAGTCAGAGCTTCTGAACAATCAGCTTCG
It includes:
- the LOC127312406 gene encoding uncharacterized protein; the protein is MEENAGRSTTTVGFLRRGSGVSLRNQSNEERPNQSNNKPGNTTKINPTKTRWAENKEQPRYLHDSFRSSGSKSIAASSSKAPVRKNFEEKPRRPFSTQINNAESSNRRTVANRLQSRKKAIVDEEDVHPSAQQIESEDSLSTSTTGDQPTELDPEVTDSSVSSGSSPHAVDSRTKPRKQKDKEEFSFGRPQTTSTSVHQPSGPRHSAIGVKSSNGAGPGVQRRGIKNFGCTSISDVLPSGCSSSNSVHSKRTEITRKRTSDAETSSRLRGLSGQSSLGPSPSLYPGITGPRVRASEQSASQQTTRTSNRIIRDSADSARTRQPSTQRARMRMQDGTEHGVFALRDTAPRVRQSDWGRFSLDEVPAQRSARPFPMELPHAIYSSSRQSSSNRTTRSRSSSRPDDSSPQMFHSLLGERDIYRRINMDGIAEVLLALDRIEHDDELSYEQLLVLETNLFLSGLGLHDQHRDLRMDIDNMSYEELLQLEDRIGSVSTALSDEQIAKCLSRNVYKRTDQVLELNRAVVDDTKCSICQEEYIEGDEIGRMKCEHQYHVCCIQEWLRLKNWCPICKASAVPSDMDKGKHMNLG